The Prochlorococcus marinus XMU1404 DNA segment TATGAATAAAGGAGATAAAGTATTTTTCTATCATTCGAACTGTAAACCTCCCGGCATTGTTGGTCTAATGGAGGTCATAGAACTAAATATTGTTGATCCTACACAATTTGATAAAGATTCAAAATATTTTGACCCAAAATCGAAACCTGAAAATCCGAGATGGGATTGTGTAAGAGTAAAATACATATCCAAATCAAATAAAATTCTAAGTTTACCTGAATTAAAAACTTTATTTAGTGGGGATGAGTTATTAGTTGTAAGAAAAGGTAATAGGTTATCTATATTGCCTATCAAAAATGATGTAGCAAAAATAATTCTAGAAAAAATATAAAATATTTTCTAGTCCTTAAAATTCATTGAAAACATATTTCCAATATAGAGTCTAGTTAAATCTCTATTATGAAATCCTTTTTGCATCAAAAAACCTGCTATCGCGGCTTGTAATATCCTGTATTGATCCCAATTAGGATGTTCTTCAACAAATTCCTTCAAAGCCATTTGAAGATTTTCTTGAAGTTCACATTTAAAACTAATTACTTCATCTTCTTGATTTAAAGCTATTGAATTTGCATCGTAATTTAACTCTTGCATATAAATAATTTATTGAAAATTAAAGTTTCAAGTTTCAGTTTTCTTCAAAATTACTAAATCGTCAACAAGTATCAATAAGAATCAGTCTCAGATAATAGAATAATGAGAATGCAGTAATCACAGGGGATATTAAAGAAAATAATTTTTTTAAAAAACTCCTAACTGAAATATAAAGAATTATATAAAATCGCAAGTTTTCCACACCCTTTCGGTCATAAGATTATTTTTATAAAAAAGTTGTGGAAAACTTGTGTAAAAAATTTTTAAGTACGGGGAAATATTTTTTAAAATTTCCAATTTTATTTATCTTTTATTCCATTGAATCCCACATGTTTTTTATTTCATAAAATAAATTTTGTGCTATTGGTATCGGCCAATACATTTCAAAAGACCTAGTTTGGTCTTGGCTTTCAAAAACAAACCTTAAACTCCATTCATTTTTTTTGCCTTTTAGCTCTATAAACCAGGGAAGTTGCTCTAATTCTATAGAAATAGACTCTTCATCCAATAATTCTTTTTTAATACCTAATAATTGTTTATTAATTCTTATAAGTAAAAGATAAAGTGAATGAAATTCATTCTTTTGTAGTTCAATTGACCAGTTATCAACACCAATTAAAAAGCAAAATTTGCCTTTTTTAAAATCTTTTAGTACTCTCCATCTTTTTTGATCTTTTAACAAAATCAACCAGGAAGCAAATCTGGTTGGTCTTGTTCGTCGCTTAGTTCAATAATTGATCTTTGAACAGGTTTGATAGTTGATTCCTCTAGTAATCCATCAAAATCATCAAAACGTCTTTGTTTAGCTCTAAAGGCAATTTTCACTGTAGTTAAATATCTATTAGTGGATTTTCTTATTAAGCTCTCACCTCTTTTTGCAAGATCATTAGAATCAAGTCCAGCATTATTTGATATGTTCATAAAAATTTTTTATTATAAATTATATTTTACATTTTATTGGACAGATTCAAAACATAAATTACAAAAAGAACTTAATTGATTCAAAAAAATCATATGGAAGAAAATTTATCTGGAACGCTTGCTATTGATTTAGGAAATACTAATACCGTAATTGCTTTTCAAGGTCAAAAAGATTCAAATTCTATTTTAGTTGAAATACCAAATATTACGTCATCTCCTGGAGTAATCCCTTCAGCAGTTTGGTTCGAGGAACCATCAAAAATATTGAAAATTGGTATCAGTGCTTTAGAGATGAAAGACAGCTCTAATTCGGATTTGTTTTTTCATTCTAATTTCAAAAGATTAATTGGAAATCATATTGAAAAAATTAATCAAAACAATATCTTAAAACCTAATGAATGTGGCGAAAAATTTTTTAAACTTTTGTTGGAAAGTATTCCTCAAAAATATGATGTAAAGAGACTTGTTTTGACTGCTCCTATTGACACGTACAAAGGTTATAGAGAATGGTTAATTAACCTATGCGAAGAAATATCTGTAGATGAGATAGCTATTGTTGATGAGCCTACCGCAGCAAGTTTAGGAATTAATGTGCCTTTTGGCTCCAAAATTATGACATTAGATATTGGAGGAAGCACAATAGATATGAATATAGTCAAGATAGAAGGAGGAGAAGGAAAATCTAGTCCAATAGCTGAATTATTAAAATTCAAAGGAAATGATGTAAGTTCAATTTCAAAACAAAAAGTTAGGTGTGCTGAAATAATCAGTAAAGTAGGCTCAAAAATTGGTGGTAAAGATATTGATCAATGGATCGTTGATTATTTTATTCCAGATAATAAATATGCAATTAATCTTTTAAAGGCAGAAGAAATAAAATGCAAACTCAGCTCATCTAAAATAAAATACGAAAATAAATATCCATTAAAATTTTTAATTGAACCAGATAAAGAACAAGAATTTTTCCTAAGTAAAGAAATATTTGAGAAAATCATTATTGATAATAATCTTCTAAATCACCTAAACTCTTTGCTCAAAAATTTATTAAATGAAGCAAGAGGAAATTTTTGCACTATTGATGACTTAAGCATAATTATTTTGGTTGGAGGGGGATCTCAAATTCCATTAATCAGAGAATGGATTACAAAAAAGATTTCAGAAATTCAAATAAAATCTCCTCCTCCTATTGAATCAATAGCTTTGGGAGCTTTAGCAATGACCCCTGGGGTAAAAATTAAAGACATTTTAACCAAAGGATTATCTATAAGATTATTTAATAGAAGAGAGCAGAAACACTTCTGGCATCCTATTTTTTACAAAGGTCAAACATGGCCAACTGAAAACCCATTTAAACTTATCCTTCAAGCCAGTAAAAATAATCAGAAAATATTCGAGATAATCATTGGTGAAACAAAAAAAGAAAGAGCATATGATGTGATTTTCGAGAATGGATTACCTAAACTATCAGAAGTACAAAGTGAAGAAGAAATTATAAAATGGAACAAAAAACCATTAAGAATCGAACTAAAAAATCAATCTAATATCGGAAAAGACAATTTAAAACTTTTCTTCAAAATAACAAAAAAAGCTGATTTATTAGTCAAGTGTTTTGATATTAAAGATGAGTTTTTAGGAGAATATAATTTAGGAAATATCTTCTAAAATAAAGCTATTCAAGAAAAACTCCTTCTTCATTATCAATATTATTTAGACGTAAACTGATACTTTCATTTTTACTAGTTGGAACTTTTTTGCCGCAAAAATCAGGATGAATAGGTAATTCTCTATGCCCCCTATCTACCATTACTAGCAACATCACTTTTTGAGGCCTACCCCATGAATATAGGGCATCAATTGCAGCCCTAATTGTTCTCCCTGTATAAATCACATCATCTATCAAAAGAATTTCTAGCTCCTCAATAGGCACTGGAATATCAGTTGCCTTTATTAGGCGAGTTCCAACTCTATTTTGATCATCTCTATAAAAAGTAGGATCAATTATTCCTATTTTTATTTTTACACCAGATTTAAAAAATAATTCTTTTTCAAGAACTTTGGCCAAATCAATCCCTCTAGTTGGTATTCCAACTAAAAGAAGATTATCGAGGTTTTTTACTTTTTCAATAATTTCAGAAGTTAAACGTGAAATTGTTTTTCTCAGCTCAACTGCATTAAGTATTATGACCCTCTTAGTTTTATTTGACATGATTTATCAATAAAAAAATTTGGTGCAATATTTTAATAAATTAGCAAAAGCTAACTATGTTAAATATAGATTGTTAAAGAGTAGCTTTTAAAGCTAAATTTAAGATTGGATCACTTAATAGTGAAATTGATCTAAATATGTCAAAGATTAGCAGCAAAAATATAAATAGAGTTACTGTTCCTCAGAGCCCTGTAGTTCTTGCAATTCTTGATGGATGGGGCTATCGAGAAGAACTATCACATAATGCTATAAAAAGTGCCAATACACCAATCATAGATTCATTATGGCATGCATACCCCCATACTCTTATAAGCGCAAGTGGATCAGATGTGGGGCTCCCAGATGGTCAAATGGGTAATTCAGAGGTAGGTCACCTTACTATTGGTTCGGGAAGAATAATCGAACAAGAACTTGTAAGAATTTCAAATGTTGTAAAGAATAATCAACTAGATATAGTTAATGAATTAAAGGAAATGGCTAATTCATTAAAGAAAAGCAATTCTACTTTACACATTACGGGATTATGTTCTGATGGAGGAGTACATAGTCATATAGATCATTTATTAGGTTTAATAAAGTGGGCATCTGATAATGGCCTCAAAAAAGTAGCAATTCATATTATTACCGATGGAAGAGATACGCCTGCAAAAAGTGCATCTAAATATCTAAATCAAATAGAGTCCTGCATAAAAAAATTCAATACAGGTGAGATAGCTTCTATATGCGGAAGATACTGGATAATGGATAGAAACCTCTTATGGGACAGAACAGAAAAAGCATATACTAATTTGACTAGTCCAGATATCAAAATAACAAATATTTCTCCTCAGGATTATATAAAAAAAAGTTATGGCAAAAACATAACTGATGAATTTATAGAGCCCATACGAATGTCTGAAAACTATCTTAAAGATGGTGATAAATTGATTTGCTTTAATTTCCGTCCAGATAGAGCCAGACAAATAATAAAATCTCTTTCAGAGAAAAAATTTTCAGATTTTGAAAGAAAAATTTTTCCAAATGTGGATATAGTTACATTTACTCAATACGATATAAATTTCCCTGTTAAAGTTGCATTTCCTCCTGAATCTCTCAATAATTTTATTGGACAAATAGTTTCAGATAACGGACTCAAACAATACAGAACAGCAGAAACAGAAAAATATCCACACGTAACATATTTTTTTAATGGTGGAGTAGAAATACCTTTACCTGGAGAAGAAAGACATTTAATTCCATCTCCAAGAGTCGCAACTTATGATATGAAACCTGAGATGTCAGCTGAAGAATTAACTATTAGTTGCTCTAAAGCAATTAAAAGTGGTAACTATGCTTTTATTGTAATCAATTTTGCTAATCCTGATATGGTGGGTCATACAGGTAATATGAATGCAACAATTAAAGCAATAGAAACAGTAGATAAATGCATAGGTCAAATAGTTAATGCTACTGGAGAAATGGGTGGAAGCATTCTTATTACTGCCGATCATGGTAACGCAGAGGTAATGAAAGGACCTGGAGGAGAACCATGGACGGCGCATACTATAAATAAAGTTCCATTAATTTTTGTTGAAGGTGAAAAAAGAAAAATTCCGAATATGGGAAATCAAATTAATTTAAGAGATAATGCTGGCTTAGCAGATATTGCACCCACTTTATTACAGTTATTAAATCTTCCAATCCCAAAAGAAATGACAGGAAAATCTTTAATTAAAGAGATTGAGTTAAAAGGTTATAATAAGGTCGTACAACACGTTTAAAGTTTATACGAGTCTTATTAAGCAATGATTCAAATTTTTAGTTGGATATGGGTATTTTCTGGAGTCATTCTGATACTTTTAGTTTTACTACATAGTCCAAAAGGTGATGGAATGGGTGGTATTGCTGCTAGTGGAAGCTCAATGTTCAATAGTGCGAGTAGTGCAGAGGCATCTCTCAACAAAATAACTTGGACTTTTCTAGTTATTTTTTTACTACTCGCAATTATTCTTAGCGCTGGCTGGATTTCATAAAGTTTGCATAAAAAAAGAGATCATATTAAATGATCTCTTAAGTTTAAAATTTAGTTTATTAACTATTTTTAGTTAATAATCAAAGTCACCACCCATACCTGGAGCTCCTGCTGGAGATGATGAATCTTTTTTCTCAGGTAAATCTGCAACTATACATTCAGTAGTTAGAACCATCCCTGCTATGGAAGCTGCATTTTGCAAGCCTGAACGAGTAACTTTTGCAGGATCAACTATACCAGCAGAAGACATATCTACATATTCTCCAGTAGCAGCATTAAATCCATCATTAAATGGTTTAGATTTCACATTTTCAGCTATCACAGCACCATTAGAACCTGCATTTTCTGCAATTCTCATTAAAGGCGCCGTGAGTGAAGCTTCAACAATGTTAGCTCCAATTAATTCCTCTCCCTCTAAATTTTTATCGGCCCAATCTTGGAGGATTGGAGACAAATGAGCAAGAGTCGTTCCTCCTCCAGGTACGATTCCTTCCTCAACTGCTGCCTTTGTTGCGTTGATAGCATCTTCAAGACGAAGTTTTTTGTCCTTCATCTCAGTTTCTGTTGCAGCTCCAACCTTAATCACTGCTACCCCTCCAGCTAATTTTGCTAGACGTTCTTGAAGCTTCTCTTTGTCGTAGGAGGAATCTGTTTCATCCATTTGCTTCTTAATTTGATCGCATCTAGCATTAACTGCTTGCTCATTACCCTCAGCTACTATAGTTGTAGTCTCTTTGTTGATAGTTATTCTTCTACCAGTTCCAAGCATTTCTAAAGTAGCATTCTCTAGTTTCAAACCTGCATCCTCAGTAATTAATTGACCATTAGTTAAAACAGCCATATCTTCAAGCATTGCTTTTCTTCTGTCACCAAATCCAGGAGCTTTTACTGCCGCAACATTTAGGACACCTCTCAGTCTATTAACAACCAGAGTGGCTAAAGCCTCTTTTTCTATATCTTCTGCGATAATAACTAATGGCTTACCTGTTTTTGCTATTTGTTCCAAAACAGGTACTAAATCTTGAACTAATGCGATTTTCTTATCAGTTAAGAGAATATATGGTTCATCTAAAACAGCCTCCATTCTCTCTGTATCTGTTGCGAAATAAGGTGAAATGTAGCCTTTATCAAAACGCATACCCTCAGTAACTTCCAATTCGGTAGTCATTGATTTTCCTTCTTCTAAGGAAATCACACCCTCTTTACCAACTTTGTCCATTGCATTGGCAATCATTTGACCTACCTCTTCATCATTTCCAGCAGCAATGGTTCCGCATTGAGCAATAGCATTACTATCACTGATAGGTTTGGAATTCTCCTGAATTTTATCAACAAGAAATTCAGTGGCTTTATCGATCCCTTTTTTCAAGGTGATCGCATTAGCGCCAGCAGCGACGTTTCTCAACCCTGCTTTAACCATAGCGTGCGCTAAAACAGTGGCAGTTGTAGTGCCATCACCAGCAGCATCATTTGTTTTTGATGCGGCTTGTCTGATTAATGCGACCCCAGTATTTTCAATGTGGTCCTCTAATTCAATCTCTTTTGCGATTGTTACACCATCATTAATAATTTGTGGAGCACCAAATTTTTTCTCAAGTACAACATTTCTCCCTTTTGGTCCAAGCGTTACAGCCACAGACTCAGCAAGGATATCGATTCCTCTCTCGAGCGCTCTACGAGCTTGCTCATTGTAAATAATTCTTTTAGCCATGTTTAGGCAGCAATTTAATAATAAGTTTTAATAATTTTTGAAACAAATATTTTAGCCAACTACAGCTAAAATATCTTTTTCTGAGAGTAGGACGTATTCGTCTCCTCCCAATTTAATGTCTGTTCCAGCATATTTGCTGTACAAGACTTTATCGCCAATACTCACTTCTGGAGTTTGACGAGAACCATCTTCATTAAGTTTCCCAGGGCCTACCTGAGCAACTTCTCCCACCTGTGGTTTTTCTTTGGCTGTATCAGGCAAAAGAATGCCCCCAGCAGTTTTTTCCTCAGATGCGGAAACTTTAATAAATATTCTATCTCCCAGTGGTTTTACTGTAGAGACTGTAAGTGAAACAGCTGCCATAGATTAATGGAGGATCATGATTGAGACGCTTTGCGTCGTAAAAATAGAAAGAGAAATTCTCTATCCGTATCATCAACAACATAATCCGCTAAGCAGCAATTAAACCATACTTGAACTGTGCGGGTGGCCGAACCCATTTAACGAATCTACCCATGAGATGGTAGTATTTTCGGATTATGAGCTGTTTAAATCAGCTAATTATCACCAAATTAATAAAAAAATGGTAGCAACCCCATCAACTTCTTCACAAACAAAAGGCGTAGTACGACAGGTAATCGGTCCAGTTCTAGATGTAGAATTCCCAGCTGGTAAATTGCCTAAAATATTAAACGCATTAAGAATTGAAGCAAAAAATCCTGCAGGACAAGAAATAGCTCTCACAGCAGAGGTTCAACAGCTCCTTGGAGACCACAGAGTCAGAGCAGTGGCTATGAGTGGCACAGACGGTCTTGTAAGGGGCATGGAAGCGATCGATACAGGTGCACCAATATCTGTACCAGTAGGAGAAGCAACTTTAGGAAGAATATTTAACGTTTTAGGAGAACCAGTAGACGAACAAGGACCTGTTAAAACTAGTGATACTGCTCCAATTCATAGAGCCGCTCCAAAATTAACTGATTTAGAAACTAAGCCAAAAGTTTTTGAAACAGGAATTAAAGTTATAGATCTTTTGGCGCCCTACAGACAAGGAGGTAAAGTAGGATTATTTGGAGGGGCCGGTGTCGGGAAAACAGTTCTTATTCAAGAATTAATTAATAATATTGCGAAGGAACATGGTGGGGTTTCTGTTTTTGGAGGTGTAGGAGAAAGGACTAGAGAAGGTAACGATTTATATGAAGAATTTAAAGAATCAGGAGTTATTAATGCAGATGACTTAACGCAGTCAAAAGTGGCTTTATGTTTTGGGCAGATGAATGAGCCACCCGGAGCAAGAATGAGAGTAGGCTTATCCGCACTCACAATGGCCGAACATTTTAGAGATGTAAATAAACAGGATGTTCTACTTTTTGTCGATAATATTTTTAGATTTGTTCAAGCTGGCTCTGAAGTATCAGCTTTACTAGGGAGAATGCCCTCGGCAGTTGGATACCAACCGACTCTTGGAACTGATGTTGGTGAATTACAGGAGAGAATTACATCTACATTAGAAGGGTCAATAACATCAATTCAGGCTGTTTATGTACCTGCTGATGACCTAACTGACCCTGCTCCAGCAACAACCTTTGCCCATTTAGATGCCACCACTGTACTTGCGAGAGCTCTCGCGGCTAAGGGGATTTATCCAGCAGTTGATCCATTAGACTCAACAAGTACTATGCTTCAACCATCTGTTGTTGGAGATGAACATTACAAAACAGCTAGAGCTGTTCAATCAACTTTGCAAAGATACAAAGAACTGCAAGATATCATTGCAATTCTTGGTTTAGATGAACTTTCTGAAGAAGACAGATTAACAGTAGACAGAGCCAGAAAAATTGAGAAATTCCTTTCCCAACCTTTCTTCGTAGCAGAAATATTTACAGGAATGTCTGGAAAATACGTAAAATTAGAGGAAACCATAGCTGGTTTTAATATGATTTTGTCAGGTGAACTAGATGATTTACCAGAACAGGCATTTTACTTAGTTGGTAACATTGATGAAGTAAAAGCTAAGGCTGAAAAAATTAAGTCAGAAAAATAAATATTTATATTTTCTTATTTAACCTTCAATAATTCTTAAATAAATGGCAATTTCTCTTAAAGTTTTAGCTCCTAATAAAAATGTTTATCAAGGTGAAGCTGAAGAAGTTATCCTTCCTAGTACTACCGGACAACTTGGAGTACTTCCAGGACATATTTCTTTGGTTACGGCTATAGATATCGGCGTTTTGAGACTAAGAATGAATTCTCAGTGGAAATCAATAGCTTTAATGGGGGGCTTCGCTGAAATTGAATCAGATGAAGTCATAGTTTTAGTAAATAATGCGGAAATTGGTTCTGAAATTAATGTTCAAAATGCTGAGCAAGATCTTAAAGAAGCAAAAATAGCGATTAGTAAATTCTCTGAAAATGAAAAAAATCCAGAGAAAATAAAAGCCTTGAAAGAGATTTCGAAGGCTGAGGCTAGGATTCAAGCTGCAAAGAACTAATTTTTAAGCTGTTCCACAAAAAGTAACTTCAGGAAACTTTAACTTGGCTTCTTCTAATTTTTTTGTTTTACCCTCTTCTTGCCAATAATTTATTACTTCTGTAGCTTTATTCAATATTTCCACTCTTTCATTATCTGTAATCCAACCTTTATTCTCTAGTTCACTTTTTAATTTTTCCCAGGCATCATCCCTTGGCCAAAAGTAATAAGCAGTGAGAGGGCTTGGGCCTCCCCCCACTATTTGATCAACAGCTAAAGCAACGTTATCAGGTAACCACAATACTTTAATAATGAATCTTCCTTCATCAGGTTTAGGGGTATAACCAGTAGGTACTCCGTCTTCATCAATTGTGGCAGCCGCCAATACAGCTGTAGCACCCATCATTCCTGAATTAGGAGAGGAATCTTTAGACTTTGAGTCATCACTATTGTTTTTCTTTGAATTTTGATTTAACTTATCAGAAGAGGTCATTCAATTATTTATGTTTAATAAATAATTTATCAGTTAATGGTCACATTTTGATTGGTTTATTCAAAAATTCTTGATTTTAATTATTGATATTTTCTAAACATAATTATTATCTTATTATCTATCATGTGAAACTTGATAAAAATTATAAATTGTAGCTTCTAATGAATCCCAAAGATCTTTAGGAATATCGTTTTCTTCTGCAAACATTCCAAGCTGACTAGCCAAGCCTCTTGCTTGAGAGAGTTTCGAATCGTATGAATCTGATTTATTCATTTTTGAACATTAAACTTTATAAAAATAAATCTATTAATTAGATAAGTCAAATTTTAAAATTCTAAATCAGAAATTTCTTTTAGCGCAGCAATACTCAAAACTTCTGGATTTGTATCTTTGACTAGAACATCATCTTCAATTCTTATCCCAATGCCTTTCCATTTATCATCAATAAGAGGTTGTCCCTCAGGGACTGGGATCCTATCGCTTATATAAATCCCGGGTTCTACTGTAAGAATCATTCCATTCTGTAATGGCACTTCATAGTCTCCCATTCTGTATGCTCCAACATCATGAACATCTAGGCCAAGCCAATGTCCAGTTCTATGCATGTAAAGATGTTTATAAGATTGATTCTCAATTATCTCTTCGGTACTGCCCGCTAATAAACCAATTTCTTTTAATCCTTCTATCAAAATTGTTAAAGCAACATTATGCACAGTACTAGAATTTGATCCAGTTATGGCACTTTTAATTGCCTTTTTCTGCGCACTCAATACAATTTCGTAAATAACTTTTTGCTCTTTAGAAAATTTTCCACCTATTGGGATGGTTCTTGTTATGTCTCCATTGTAATAATCAGTTAGTGAGCAGCCAGCATCTACCAACAATAAATCCTTCTTATTCAATGGTGAGTTATTTGAAGTGTAATGCAAAATACATGCATTATCTCCTGAAGCAACAATAGAGTTATAGGCAGGTCCTCTTGCCCCTTTTTCCAAAAAGAATCCTTCTAGAAGACCCTGAATTTGCCTCTCATTTTTCTTTGATGAGATAGATTCTCTTACTAGTTCATGAGCTTCTGCTGAAATTTGTGTAGCCTCTCTCATTCTATTTATTTCAAATTCACTTTTAATTAATCTCATCTCATTTAAATAAATTTCTGGAGATTTTATAGAATTTGCACCAATTCCCAATCGAGAGCGATTTTCAAGTTGTTCTGAAAATATCTCCAGTACTATTTTTTCAACTAATGGATTTTTACCAATTGAAAAAACAATTTCATCAGAACCATTTATATAACTTGGCAGTAAATTTCCTAGTTCATTAATTGAATGAGCCTTATCAGCATTAAACTCTTTTTCAGCCCCTTCTAAACCCCATCTAAAGCCATGCCAAACTTCACTAATAATATCTTTAGGAGCAACGAACAAAATAAATCTCTCACCCTTTGGCTTATGGGATAAGAAGAGAGCGATTGCATCCGGTTCATCAAAACCAGTTAAATACCAGAAATTACTCTCTTGTCTAAAAGGATATTCGCAATCAGCATGATGTTTTACAAGAGTAGCCCCAGGGATAATTGCTGCTTTTCCATCTAATTTATCTAGGAATATTTCTCTTCTTTCTTCAAAAACCTTATTGTTAGATTTAGACATAAATTGTGTATTGGCGTGTTTAGAAAAAAAATGGAAGAATGAATTGAACAGATTTGGATTTGCTCTATCTTAATGGAACCAAGCGTTTACGGTTTAATTTTACTAATAATAATTATATTAATAGGCTCTGCCTGTTGTTCGGGAGTAGAAGCGGCTTTTTTAGCTGTAAATTCAATAAGAATTATTAAAATAGCCTCAAGACAAAAGCCAAAAAGTTCTGCGAATCAACTCCTTAAACTCAGGAAACATCTTGGAAGGACATTAACTGTAATTACTATTACTAATAATGGATTTAATATAATTGGAAGTCTTATTTTAGGTGTATACGGAGCATTAGTAATCAATAGTAATTATGGATTAACCTTTTTTTCAATTGCCTTTTATATATTAGTTGTCTTAGTTGGAGAAGTACTTCCTAAAGCTCTTGGTACAAGATTTTCAGTTCAAATAGCATTATTATCCGTTCCTATCTTGAGAATATTAAATACTTTAATGAGGCCATTCTTAATATTAATAGAGCAAATATTTCCAGTTATTACTGAAGAAAACGAAATTTCAACTGATGAAGAAGAAATTAGGCAAATGGCAAAAATTGGGAGTCAGAAAGGCTTGATAGAAGCTGATGAGGCAGCAATGATATTTAAGGTTTTCCAACTAAATGATTTAAAAGCAAAAGATTTAATGATCCCTAGGGTTTCAGCACCTTGTCTTGATGGGTATTCGAATCTTGATGAAATTTCAAAACTTATAATGTCTGACAGCTCTCCATGGTGGGTTATTTTGGAAGATAAAGTTGACAAAATACAAGGGGTAGTTAAACGTGAAAAAATACTAGAAGAATTAATTAATGGGGAAAATAAAAAATTATTATCAGAAATTTGCGAGCCTGTGGACTACATTCCCGAAATGATAAAGGCAGATCAATTATTAACGAGATTTGACAAGAATCATAAAGGAGTGAAAGTAGTAGTAGATGAATTCGGGGGATTCGTGGGAATTATTGGTGCAGAAGCTGTGTTATCTGTATTAGCCGGTTGGTGGAAGAATAAATCATGAAACAAATGAAAATTAATAAAAATTACTTTCTTTTAAAAAATTGGTGGGAGACAATTGATCTTACCAACTATGAAAAGAGTTTTTTTAATAGAGAAATAATTTCTTTTAATCAACAACTTATTAGACTCAAAGAACAAAAAATA contains these protein-coding regions:
- a CDS encoding CNNM domain-containing protein, whose translation is MEPSVYGLILLIIIILIGSACCSGVEAAFLAVNSIRIIKIASRQKPKSSANQLLKLRKHLGRTLTVITITNNGFNIIGSLILGVYGALVINSNYGLTFFSIAFYILVVLVGEVLPKALGTRFSVQIALLSVPILRILNTLMRPFLILIEQIFPVITEENEISTDEEEIRQMAKIGSQKGLIEADEAAMIFKVFQLNDLKAKDLMIPRVSAPCLDGYSNLDEISKLIMSDSSPWWVILEDKVDKIQGVVKREKILEELINGENKKLLSEICEPVDYIPEMIKADQLLTRFDKNHKGVKVVVDEFGGFVGIIGAEAVLSVLAGWWKNKS